A DNA window from Bubalus bubalis isolate 160015118507 breed Murrah chromosome 22, NDDB_SH_1, whole genome shotgun sequence contains the following coding sequences:
- the LOC112581421 gene encoding small nuclear ribonucleoprotein G-like produces MSKAHPPELKKFMDKKLSLKLNGGRHVQGILRGFDPFMNLVIDECVEMATSGQQNNIGMVVIRGNSIIVLEALERV; encoded by the coding sequence ATGAGCAAAGCACACCCTCCTGAGTTGAAGAAATTTATGGACAAGAAGTTATCATTGAAATTAAATGGTGGCAGACATGTCCAAGGAATATTGCGGGGATTTGATCCCTTTATGAATCTTGTGATAGATGAATGTGTGGAGATGGCAACTAGTGGGCAACAGAACAATATTGGAATGGTGGTAATACGAGGAAATAGTATCATCGTGTTAGAAGCCTTGGAACGAGTATGA